A single genomic interval of candidate division WOR-1 bacterium RIFOXYB2_FULL_36_35 harbors:
- a CDS encoding anaerobic ribonucleoside-triphosphate reductase: MEDSQLENIKFPKGKTDDSTDLALFVRTSGENIVGWDREKIVDALVRETDLSPDIAGIIGHEVERQISSLKIKMITSPLIRELVDVKLLEYGLEEARRKHTRLGLPLYDVKQIVFAPNKENANVPHGPEATNLSLAESIKKELALLHVFSQDIGDAHMRGDLHLHDLGFIDRPYCSGQSVEYVKKFGLDLPNALSIAKPAKHAEVLLAQMVKFSAALQGVFAGAIGWDAVNLFFAPFLEGRTDKEVYQIAQMLIYEYSQQAVARGGQAIFSDINLYWEVPKHFENVEAIGPGGQYTGKKYGEYEKEAQRFVWALFEVYKEGDGSGRPFFFPKPLVHMTEKFFKTEGHEKFLHHISEVATEMGNTYFVFDRGETAKISECCRLSFKLEQSDLDDAKEPWRMRYSALQNVTVNLPRLAYRAEGSTEKLLELLDQMLELAAKAHLEKKKFIEEILALGQNGPLSMLAMKRDGQPYLRMFRVSYLMGILGLNEMVQYHIKKELHESNDALKFGLKIISHMKLKCDEMSKKYGIHFVLEQTPAESTAYRFAKLDLEHYFDQASMVVKGFFSTKEIYYTNSTYFNVSYQQNPIDKVKQEGLFHPLIDAGALTHVWLGESKPNPASIANFVTKTMRETQNSQIAFSPEFTSCNDCGKISRGLKDNCPSCTSENIDGITRITGYFSKIKGWNKGKKGELKVRHHVEV; this comes from the coding sequence TTGGAAGATAGCCAATTAGAGAATATTAAATTTCCAAAAGGAAAGACGGATGATTCAACCGATTTAGCTCTATTTGTAAGAACATCCGGAGAGAACATTGTCGGATGGGATAGGGAAAAAATAGTAGATGCTCTAGTCCGTGAAACAGATTTAAGCCCCGATATAGCAGGAATTATCGGACACGAGGTAGAGCGTCAAATTTCAAGTTTAAAAATTAAAATGATAACATCGCCTCTTATCCGCGAACTTGTAGACGTAAAACTACTTGAATACGGATTAGAAGAGGCTCGCCGCAAACATACAAGGCTGGGGCTTCCTCTCTACGATGTAAAACAGATAGTTTTTGCCCCAAATAAAGAGAATGCAAACGTCCCACATGGACCTGAAGCCACAAATTTAAGCCTCGCCGAAAGCATTAAAAAAGAGCTTGCTCTTCTTCATGTATTTTCTCAAGATATCGGTGATGCCCACATGAGAGGAGATCTTCATCTGCACGATTTAGGTTTTATCGACAGGCCATATTGTTCCGGACAATCTGTTGAATATGTAAAAAAATTCGGTCTCGATCTTCCAAACGCGTTGAGCATTGCCAAGCCCGCAAAACATGCCGAGGTTCTTTTAGCTCAAATGGTAAAATTTTCAGCTGCTCTACAAGGGGTTTTTGCCGGAGCTATAGGATGGGACGCGGTAAATTTGTTTTTCGCCCCTTTCCTTGAAGGTAGAACAGACAAAGAAGTCTATCAAATAGCGCAAATGCTGATTTATGAGTACAGCCAGCAGGCAGTTGCTCGCGGAGGACAGGCTATATTTTCCGACATCAATCTCTATTGGGAAGTGCCAAAACATTTTGAAAATGTTGAGGCAATAGGCCCCGGAGGACAATACACAGGTAAAAAATACGGTGAATACGAAAAAGAGGCTCAACGTTTCGTATGGGCTCTTTTTGAGGTGTACAAAGAAGGAGACGGGTCAGGAAGGCCGTTCTTCTTCCCAAAACCCCTGGTTCACATGACGGAAAAGTTTTTTAAGACAGAAGGACATGAAAAGTTTTTGCACCATATATCAGAAGTCGCAACAGAGATGGGAAACACCTATTTTGTATTCGATCGTGGAGAAACAGCAAAAATATCCGAATGTTGCAGACTATCATTTAAACTCGAACAATCGGATTTGGACGATGCCAAAGAACCGTGGAGAATGAGATATTCCGCGCTTCAAAATGTAACAGTAAATCTCCCAAGGCTCGCATACAGAGCAGAAGGATCTACCGAGAAACTACTTGAGTTGTTGGATCAAATGTTAGAGCTGGCAGCCAAGGCACATCTTGAAAAGAAAAAGTTTATTGAAGAAATTTTGGCTCTCGGACAAAACGGTCCTCTTTCCATGCTTGCCATGAAGAGAGATGGACAACCTTACCTTAGAATGTTTAGAGTCTCTTATCTTATGGGGATATTGGGTTTAAATGAAATGGTTCAGTATCACATCAAAAAGGAGCTGCATGAAAGCAATGATGCCTTAAAGTTCGGGTTAAAAATTATCTCCCATATGAAGTTAAAATGCGATGAAATGTCAAAAAAATACGGGATACATTTTGTCCTGGAACAGACACCTGCCGAATCAACCGCGTACCGATTTGCAAAACTCGATTTGGAACATTATTTTGATCAGGCAAGCATGGTTGTAAAAGGGTTCTTTAGCACAAAAGAGATATACTACACCAATTCGACATATTTTAATGTTTCGTATCAACAAAATCCTATCGACAAAGTAAAGCAGGAAGGTTTGTTCCATCCATTAATAGACGCGGGGGCATTGACTCATGTTTGGCTTGGGGAATCAAAGCCAAATCCTGCAAGTATCGCAAATTTTGTAACAAAGACTATGAGAGAGACTCAAAACAGTCAGATCGCATTCTCTCCGGAATTTACCTCATGCAACGATTGTGGTAAAATTTCACGCGGATTAAAAGACAACTGTCCTTCGTGTACCTCGGAAAATATAGACGGAATCACAAGGATAACAGGTTATTTTTCAAAAATCAAAGGCTGGAACAAAGGAAAAAAGGGAGAGCTTAAAGTACGTCACCATGTGGAGGTATAA
- a CDS encoding transcriptional regulator NrdR: protein MKCPFCDKDNDKVLESRITENGQSIRRRRECLSCKHRFTSYERIEEKPFWVIKRSGHKESYNREKLLSGVLRACHKRPINMDKIEKMVSNVEEELQHEKGREVKSSKIGEITLNRLSKLDQVAYIRFASVYKQFKNVAEFVKFINKTKR, encoded by the coding sequence ATGAAATGCCCATTTTGCGATAAAGATAACGATAAAGTTCTTGAATCTCGGATTACCGAGAATGGGCAATCAATCAGAAGAAGAAGAGAATGCCTATCATGTAAACACAGATTTACATCTTATGAACGAATTGAAGAGAAACCTTTTTGGGTAATTAAGAGAAGCGGACACAAGGAGTCGTATAATAGAGAAAAGCTGCTCTCCGGTGTTTTAAGGGCTTGCCACAAACGCCCAATAAACATGGATAAGATTGAAAAGATGGTAAGCAATGTAGAAGAAGAGCTTCAGCATGAAAAAGGTCGCGAGGTAAAAAGCTCAAAAATCGGAGAAATCACATTAAACAGACTTAGCAAGTTGGATCAGGTAGCTTACATAAGATTTGCGTCAGTTTATAAACAGTTTAAGAATGTCGCAGAGTTTGTAAAGTTTATTAACAAGACAAAAAGATAG